A genomic window from Thiomonas arsenitoxydans includes:
- the nadD gene encoding nicotinate-nucleotide adenylyltransferase translates to MNGVASAKPRRIGLLGGSFDPIHNAHLQLAQSACSELALDAVWFIPAGQPWQRDPLAASPQQRWDMVNLAIAGRTGLRACDIELKRQGPSYTIDTVRELRAAHPDAAFTFILGADQLRNLPTWNGWEDIVAEVDLAAARRPGYDDKAPPQLVEALAASGHLLHRLSMPEIDLSATRIRRHLAQGESLAGLAPAAVAHYIDQHRLYTHS, encoded by the coding sequence ATGAATGGCGTCGCCTCGGCAAAGCCCCGGCGCATCGGTTTGCTCGGCGGCAGTTTCGACCCGATTCACAACGCACACCTGCAGCTCGCGCAGAGCGCCTGCAGCGAGTTGGCGCTCGACGCTGTCTGGTTCATCCCCGCCGGGCAGCCTTGGCAGCGCGACCCGCTGGCGGCGAGCCCGCAACAGCGTTGGGACATGGTGAATCTCGCCATCGCCGGACGCACCGGCCTGCGCGCCTGCGACATCGAGCTCAAGCGTCAGGGGCCGAGCTACACCATCGACACCGTGCGCGAGTTGCGCGCCGCGCATCCAGACGCGGCGTTCACCTTCATTCTGGGCGCCGATCAGTTGCGCAACCTCCCGACCTGGAACGGCTGGGAAGATATCGTGGCCGAGGTCGATCTGGCCGCCGCGCGCCGACCGGGCTACGACGACAAGGCGCCGCCTCAACTCGTTGAAGCCCTGGCCGCCAGTGGGCATCTCCTGCACCGCCTGTCCATGCCCGAGATTGATCTCTCGGCCACGCGCATCCGCCGCCATCTCGCCCAAGGCGAATCGCTCGCCGGGCTGGCGCCTGCCGCTGTGGCACACTACATTGATCAACATCGCCTTTACACGCACTCATAA